Proteins encoded within one genomic window of Spodoptera frugiperda isolate SF20-4 chromosome 7, AGI-APGP_CSIRO_Sfru_2.0, whole genome shotgun sequence:
- the LOC118265972 gene encoding probable RNA-binding protein CG14230 isoform X1, producing the protein MISATRLFVGNLPENTEEKELYSAFSHFGEITSVDLKCKPGDTKESKKFAFVSLSADNGNVESCIKHFTKADFKGHILYVTRARESFLERLQRERELAKIKEAEKLAEEESLPKDNPVLKLSSKLNPRKRKAELNQVTEHNHRSNKQVEEWNKSYEYQQKTQKHQRDESRLLVGDTADNKNLSAATEADKRKHEAEKKRLESMKKKRQEFKEKKMIIKSGLTGVDKVQNKKVIFSDAEDETPRVTKTHTITNKRHQNTVLFEDDDADDSNDELNFEVKKQFEGKKGQKVLDLQSRYKSDKRFTLDERFIDDDEDEESENKQNNTTEEVELGTEDEKAKQMNILQDVLGVTLKTKYSENNDSKKSKPKLGMLRFDPLQPEHAKFLAPVEPKPDLNKKIKKKTKDKQEVVKEVEPEPEGPKIEVSKEQFYKVSDALKEAIAQPSQFSLRSLFGSKDNDEDDDENKGPQEQETDYIPLEAPKAKKVKNPLDPKEKNPFVYDSSDSETEEADPKADKVEKMETLPAPVTETKAVWKENLFFTKFDSRLKEGLEFFNKAPENEIQKERRELKSLMKKRIYNKDRKNQMFKKKIGGKKKSLKKPYKNKG; encoded by the exons ATGATATCTGCTACCCGCTTGTTTGTTGGGAATCTCCCAGAAAATACAGAAGAAAAAGAATTGTACTCGGCCTTCTCTCATTTTGGAGAGATAACGAGTGTGGATTTGAAATGCAAACCTGGCGATACAAAAGAAAGCAAGAAGTTTGCTTTTGTTTCGCTATCCGCTGATAATGGGAATGTGGAATCAT GTATCAAACACTTTACTAAGGCAGATTTTAAGGGCCACATACTTTATGTGACCAGAGCAAGAGAAAGTTTCTTAGAAAGACTACAAAGGGAGAGAGAACTAGCAAAAATCAAAGAAGCTGAAAAG TTAGCTGAAGAAGAAAGTTTACCCAAGGATAATCCTGTATTGAAATTAAGTAGCAAACTGAATCCGAGAAAAAGGAAAGCAGAACTAAACCAAGTGACAGAGCATAACCATAGAAGTAATAAGCAAGTAGAGGAGTGGAATAAATCTTATGAATATCAACAGAAAACACAGAAACATCAAAGAGATGAATCCCGTCTACTTGTCGGAGACACCGCTGATAACAAAAACTTGTCTGCTGCCACTGAAGCTGATAAAAGGAAGCATGAGGCAGAAAAAAAACGATTGGAATCCATGAAGAAGAAGAGGCAGGAGTTTAAGGAAAAGAAAATGATCATCAAATCGGGATTAACTGGAGTT gataaagtacaaaataaaaaagtaatattttctgATGCGGAGGACGAAACACCAAGAGTAACAAAAACACATACCATTACAAATAAAAGACACCAAAATACGGTCCTATTTGAAgatgatgatgctgatgatTCCAATGATGAATTGAACTTTGAAgttaaaaaacaatttgaaGGCAAAAAGGGCCAGAag GTTTTAGATTTGCAATCGAGATACAAATCTGATAAACGTTTCACCTTAGATGAAAGGTTCATTGACGATGATGAGGATGAGGAAAGTGagaataaacaaaacaacactaCCGAAGAAGTAGAATTAGGTACAGAAGATGAAAAAGCTAAACAAATGAATATATTACAAGATGTACTCGGTGTtacacttaaaactaaatattcgGAAAATAATGATAGCAAAAAAAGCAA aCCTAAACTAGGAATGCTTCGATTTGATCCTCTTCAACCGGAACATGCCAAATTCTTGGCGCCAGTTGAACCCAAACCggacctaaataaaaaaataaagaaaaaaactaaagatAAGCAAGAAGTTGTAAAAGAAGTAGAACCCGAACCAGAAGGACCGAAGATTGAAGTTTCAaaagaacaattttataaagTCAGTGATGCATTGAAAGAAGCTATTGCACAACCAAGTCAATTTAGTTTGAGAAGTCTGTTTGGCAGTAAGGATAATGAcgaagatgatgatgaaaataaag GCCCACAAGAACAAGAAACTGACTACATACCCCTTGAAGCTCCGAAAgcaaaaaaagtgaaaaatccTCTAGATCCTAAAGAGAAGAATCCATTTGTTTACGATTCTTCTGACTCGGAAACTGAGGAAGCAGATCCAAAAGCGGACAAAGTGGAGAAAATGGAGACTTTACCAGCACCTGTGACTGAAACTAAAGCTGTGTGGAAAGAAAATTTATTCTTCACCAAATTTGATTCACGGCTTAAAG AAGGATTAGAGTTCTTCAACAAAGCACCTGAAAACGAAATTCAAAAGGAACGAAGGGAATTGAAGTCACTGATGAAGAAACGCATCTACAACAAGGACAGAAAGAACCAAATGTTCAAAAAGAAGATAGGCGGCAAaaagaaatctttaaaaaaaccatataaaaataaaggttaa